A genomic segment from Deltaproteobacteria bacterium encodes:
- the holB gene encoding DNA polymerase III subunit delta' — protein sequence MAGPHLPARLPGRRRAGARARARRDGRPLRAGDARLPRARPPGLLDARRRGARTLLRPRRGRAHRAGARARHRRGRGAARGPRVTLGRVVGHAGAAARLARAAAEGRVPAAVLLVGPAGIGKRVLADAFAARLLCAAPGTGGACGACAHCTRVAAGTHPDLHLVAREPERRDIRIEQVRELGRWLALQPLMAARKVAVLDDAHCLSEQAQNALLKTLEEPPGAAVLVLVASAAALLLPTVRSRCQVVRLDPLPVAEVVRVLEASGVPARQARELAPLAEGSPGRALALAGEAETRARARVLQDLPRLRELGADELSRTAQELSRGALDAGLATALAWYRDVLETALAGDAAPLRNPAAADDVRRAARHLSPAALLRQLEAVYATIVALEKNANRMLAVETMLLSLRAIERGASAAQAPPWKSAR from the coding sequence GTGGCCGGACCTCACCTTCCTGCTCGACTGCCCGGTCGCCGACGGGCTGGCGCGCGCGCGCGGGCGCGCCGGGACGGGCGACCGCTTCGAGCGGGAGACGCTCGCCTTCCACGAGCGCGTCCGCCAGGGCTTCTTGACGCTCGCCGCCGCGGAGCCCGGACGCTTCTGCGTCCTCGACGCGGCCGGGCCCATCGAGCGGGTGCACGCGCGCGTCATCGTCGAGGCCGAGGGGCGGCTCGGGGGCCGCGCGTGACCCTCGGCCGGGTGGTCGGCCACGCGGGGGCGGCGGCGCGGCTGGCGCGCGCGGCGGCGGAGGGCCGCGTGCCGGCGGCCGTGCTCCTGGTCGGCCCGGCGGGTATCGGCAAGCGCGTGCTGGCCGACGCCTTCGCGGCCCGCCTCCTCTGCGCGGCGCCCGGCACAGGCGGCGCATGCGGCGCCTGCGCGCACTGCACCCGTGTGGCCGCGGGGACACACCCCGACCTGCACCTCGTCGCGCGCGAGCCGGAGCGCCGCGACATCCGCATCGAGCAGGTGCGCGAGCTCGGCCGCTGGCTCGCGCTCCAGCCGCTCATGGCGGCGCGCAAGGTGGCCGTCCTCGACGACGCGCACTGCTTGAGCGAACAGGCGCAGAACGCCCTCTTGAAGACGCTCGAAGAGCCGCCGGGGGCGGCAGTGCTCGTGCTCGTCGCCTCCGCCGCGGCCCTTCTCCTCCCGACCGTCCGCTCGCGCTGCCAGGTGGTGCGCCTGGACCCGCTGCCGGTGGCGGAGGTCGTGCGCGTGCTCGAGGCCTCGGGCGTGCCCGCCCGGCAGGCCCGCGAGCTGGCACCGCTCGCCGAGGGATCGCCCGGCCGCGCGCTCGCGCTCGCGGGCGAGGCGGAGACACGAGCGCGCGCGCGCGTGCTGCAGGACCTGCCGCGGCTCCGCGAGCTCGGCGCGGACGAGCTCTCCCGGACCGCGCAGGAGCTCTCGCGGGGCGCCCTCGACGCGGGCCTCGCCACGGCCCTCGCCTGGTACCGCGACGTCCTCGAGACCGCGCTCGCGGGCGACGCCGCCCCACTGCGCAATCCGGCGGCGGCGGACGACGTCCGCCGCGCCGCGCGCCATCTCTCCCCCGCGGCGCTGCTTCGCCAACTCGAGGCCGTCTATGCTACGATCGTCGCGCTCGAGAAGAATGCCAACCGCATGCTCGCCGTCGAGACCATGCTGCTCTCGCTGCGCGCGATCGAGCGCGGCGCAAGCGCCGCGCAGGCGCCCCCATGGAAGAGCGCCCGGTAG
- a CDS encoding stage 0 sporulation protein: protein MEERPVETRGPAVGVRFRPSGRVYDFDPGPLVLVRDDRVLVETERGPALGTVVALARPRPTARALQRVIKKADSRDLAREDQNLQRERQHYGTALELVRGRNLAVKLVKAESAFDASKVTFFFAGAERVDLRDLGRELAELLRTRVEMKQIGARDETKVTGGIGPCGRELCCSSWLQEFQPVSVKMAKEQGLSLNPSKLAGMCGRLKCCLRYEYETYVELKKGLPAVGTPVESVKGDGTVVRQNVLRQTVVVRRSEDNVEVEATRDDLVVRRADA from the coding sequence ATGGAAGAGCGCCCGGTAGAGACCAGAGGCCCCGCGGTCGGCGTCCGCTTCCGGCCGAGCGGCCGGGTCTACGACTTCGATCCGGGTCCGCTCGTCCTCGTCCGTGACGACCGGGTGCTGGTGGAGACGGAGCGCGGTCCCGCGCTCGGCACGGTCGTCGCCCTGGCCCGCCCGCGTCCGACCGCCCGTGCCCTCCAGCGCGTCATCAAGAAGGCCGACTCGCGCGACCTCGCGCGCGAGGACCAGAACCTCCAGCGCGAGCGGCAGCACTACGGGACGGCGCTCGAGCTGGTGCGCGGCCGGAACCTCGCCGTGAAGCTGGTCAAGGCCGAGTCGGCCTTCGACGCGAGCAAGGTGACCTTCTTCTTCGCGGGTGCGGAGCGCGTCGACCTCCGCGACCTGGGACGGGAGCTCGCCGAGCTCCTGCGCACGCGCGTCGAGATGAAGCAGATCGGCGCGCGCGACGAGACCAAGGTGACCGGCGGCATCGGCCCCTGCGGGCGCGAGCTGTGCTGCTCCTCGTGGCTGCAGGAGTTCCAGCCGGTGTCGGTCAAGATGGCGAAGGAGCAGGGCCTGTCGCTCAACCCCTCGAAGCTCGCCGGCATGTGCGGGCGGCTCAAGTGCTGCCTGCGCTACGAGTACGAGACCTACGTCGAGCTCAAGAAGGGTCTGCCCGCGGTCGGGACGCCGGTCGAGTCGGTCAAGGGCGACGGCACGGTCGTTCGGCAGAACGTCCTCAGGCAGACCGTGGTCGTCCGTCGCAGCGAGGACAACGTCGAGGTCGAGGCG
- a CDS encoding response regulator, with protein sequence MSATVLVVDDDAENVAILGTMLLEHGYEVRIARDGRSALESVRQQRPDVILLDVMMPGVPGTQVLHYLKLDPRSASIPVVMVTARVEDPDLLAGYEGGADYYVTKPFTARDILYAIGLVLGSHEPG encoded by the coding sequence ATGAGTGCCACCGTCCTCGTCGTCGACGACGACGCGGAGAACGTCGCGATCCTCGGCACGATGCTCCTCGAGCACGGCTACGAGGTCCGCATCGCCCGCGACGGGCGGAGCGCCCTCGAATCGGTGCGCCAGCAGCGGCCGGACGTGATCCTGCTCGACGTGATGATGCCCGGGGTGCCCGGCACGCAGGTGCTCCACTACCTGAAGCTCGACCCGCGGAGCGCCTCGATTCCGGTCGTGATGGTGACCGCCAGGGTGGAAGACCCGGACCTGCTCGCCGGCTACGAGGGCGGCGCCGACTACTACGTCACCAAGCCGTTCACCGCCCGCGATATCCTGTACGCCATCGGTCTCGTGCTCGGCAGCCACGAGCCGGGCTGA
- a CDS encoding response regulator codes for MAKRILVAEDDPDSRSIVVKTLTLEGYETLEAADGRSALALARQERPDLIVMDLALPGMDGWEASRRLKADPGTADIPIIALTAHAMRGDEERAREAGCDGYLSKPCRPQRMREVVARFLAGR; via the coding sequence ATGGCAAAGCGCATACTGGTCGCCGAGGACGACCCGGACAGCCGCTCCATCGTGGTCAAGACCTTGACCCTCGAGGGCTACGAGACCCTCGAGGCGGCCGACGGCCGGTCCGCCCTCGCCCTGGCGCGCCAGGAGCGTCCCGACCTGATCGTGATGGATCTCGCCCTGCCGGGGATGGACGGCTGGGAGGCGTCGCGTCGGCTCAAGGCGGATCCGGGAACGGCCGATATCCCGATCATCGCGCTCACCGCCCACGCCATGCGGGGTGACGAGGAGCGGGCGCGCGAGGCGGGATGCGATGGCTACCTCTCGAAACCTTGCCGGCCGCAGAGAATGCGTGAGGTCGTCGCGCGCTTCCTCGCCGGCCGTTGA
- the tmk gene encoding dTMP kinase, giving the protein MFITFEGIEGSGKSTHLRQLAEHLRARGRRVVETREPGGTAAGAAIRRLLLGPDAAPLTSLAELFLYCADRTQHVREVVRPALDAGQIVLSDRFSDSTLAYQGYARGLELETVRALDARARGGVWPDLTFLLDCPVADGLARARGRAGTGDRFERETLAFHERVRQGFLTLAAAEPGRFCVLDAAGPIERVHARVIVEAEGRLGGRA; this is encoded by the coding sequence CTGTTCATCACCTTCGAGGGCATCGAGGGCTCCGGCAAGTCGACCCACCTGCGGCAGCTCGCCGAGCACCTGCGCGCGCGCGGGCGCCGCGTGGTCGAGACGCGCGAGCCGGGCGGCACGGCGGCGGGGGCCGCCATCCGGCGCCTCCTGCTCGGCCCCGACGCCGCCCCGCTGACGTCGCTCGCCGAGCTCTTCCTCTACTGCGCGGACCGCACGCAGCACGTGCGCGAGGTCGTCCGGCCCGCGCTCGACGCGGGGCAGATCGTGCTCTCGGACCGCTTCTCGGACTCGACCCTCGCCTACCAGGGCTACGCGCGCGGCCTCGAGCTGGAGACGGTGCGCGCGCTCGATGCGCGGGCGCGCGGCGGGGTGTGGCCGGACCTCACCTTCCTGCTCGACTGCCCGGTCGCCGACGGGCTGGCGCGCGCGCGCGGGCGCGCCGGGACGGGCGACCGCTTCGAGCGGGAGACGCTCGCCTTCCACGAGCGCGTCCGCCAGGGCTTCTTGACGCTCGCCGCCGCGGAGCCCGGACGCTTCTGCGTCCTCGACGCGGCCGGGCCCATCGAGCGGGTGCACGCGCGCGTCATCGTCGAGGCCGAGGGGCGGCTCGGGGGCCGCGCGTGA